A single window of Toxoplasma gondii ME49 chromosome Ib, whole genome shotgun sequence DNA harbors:
- a CDS encoding hypothetical protein (encoded by transcript TGME49_209755), whose translation MKLFFKLVLAGVSSIFAAQCLAGAVAARAGMPEITIREEEEELFPSLDDVLDTSPFPARLWMGPGEKQATESHTPATIPTAYKSTPGLSATVTGGEDGSAKMVGMDVAKKPVKVSVKKEEENKDVEANEDGWDYIVSKGVPGKIPATVMDEARKADVVADGEAKPAMREAQERRKPWETQEEKILVLPKVQRILALPKEEKKHVSTAKGEEPFSSKEEERHVLLNGEERKPVVPRAGREQPAVPRQEEQKLVLQKTERKPVLPEEDQKPVLPETGAKHVLPEIATKSTLTQKEVTKPVETRQDMRGTAGSMEEKKPVLPGEGKRHVLPKDETKPALTEEKRTKPVEPRKEMESPARPMEEEKPVLPGEGERHVLPKDERKPALTDEKRTKPGGPRTEMERPAAGSMEKDKLVLPGEGEGHVLPKHETKPALTDEKRTKPGGPRTEMERPAAGSMEKEKPVLPGEGEGHVLPKHETKPALTDEKRTKPGGPRTEMERPAAGSMEKDKLVLPGEGEGHVLPKHETKPALTDEKRTKPGGPRTEMERPAAGSMEKDKLVLPGEGEGHVLPKHETKPALTDEKRTKPGGPRTEMERPAAGSMEKDKLVLPGEGEGHVLPKHETKPALTEEGRTEPIEPRKAMERPAGAMEKTKPVLPGEGERHVLPKAETKTALTEEERTEPGGPRMAMERPAAGSMEKKKPVSPGEGEGHVLPKHETKPALTDEKRTKPGGPRTEMERPAAGSMEKDKLVLPGEGERHVLPKHERKPALTDEKRTKPGGPPTEMERPAAGSMEKDKLVLPGEGERHVLPKDETKPALTEEKRTKPGGPRTEMERPAAGSMEKEKPVLPGEGERHASPKDEMKPALTDEKRTKPGGPRKEMERPAAGSMEKEKPVLPGEGERHVLPKDEQKAALTQKEVTNPVEPRKEMERPAAPIEGEKGVVSSEEEKPVSPKEATRRILPKEGKESLGTRKEEVKPIVRRAKRGRRIAQKGKEKQIAPKEGKKPAVPKEGEERPAEPTEGEERPVGPKEGEERPVGPKEGEERPVVPDVDKEKPVVPEGDKEKPVVPEGDKDHPALPEQDEEKHATWEKEMIPGVGDKTEASVLDSIENAVQKVLENLLKAAAGELQPAEAEEARLLVADLKAVVDTAEQVRVEGEAFFRASVDLYEAVKNLRDSEEKLRPLTKGELVDVVRQFLATQIFVQDRASAFLRVFERLAELLAAEQMKAVFAMVEEGVSSSERVARVAGELVPMMKKDRERRYGDLVAVTSWFMRRMEHI comes from the coding sequence ATGAAGCTCTTCTTCAAGCTGGTGCTCGCAGGGGTCTCCTCGATCTTTGCTGCCCAGTGCCTCGCTGGTGCGGTCGCCGCACGTGCGGGAATGCCGGAGATCACTAttcgtgaagaagaggaggagctTTTTCCGTCGCTAGATGATGTCCTTGACACTTCCCCATTCCCAGCCAGACTTTGGATGGGCCCCGGTGAGAAGCAAGCCACAGAGAGCCACACTCCGGCGACAATTCCAACGGCGTACAAGTCTACACCGGGACTTTCTGCGACAGTCACGGGAGGCGAGGACGGGTCCGCGAAAATGGTCGGGATGGACGTTGCGAAGAAGCCGGTGAAAGTGtcagtgaagaaggaagaggagaataAAGATGTAGAAGCGAATGAGGATGGGTGGGATTATATTGTCAGCAAGGGCGTACCGGGGAAGATACCTGCCACGGTCATGGACGAGGCAAGAAAGGCCGATGTTGTGGCCGATGGGGAGGCGAAACCTGCTATGAGAGAGGcacaagagaggaggaaacccTGGGAGACACAAGAGGAAAAGATACTTGTTTTGCCAAAGGTGCAGAGGATACTTGCTTTGccaaaggaagagaagaaacacgtTTCGACAGCAAAAGGGGAGGAACCATTTTCCtcaaaggaagaggaaagacatGTATTGCTaaacggcgaggagaggaaacctGTTGTACCAAGAGCAGGGAGGGAGCAGCCTGCTGTTCCGCGgcaggaagaacagaaactTGTTTtgcaaaagacagagaggaaaccagTTTTGCCAGAGGAAGACCAGAAACCGGTTTTACCAGAAACAGGGGCGAAACATGTTTTACCGGAAATAGCGACCAAATCCACTTTGACGCAGAAAGAGGTGACAAAACCCGTTGAAACAAGACAGGACATGAGGGGGACCGCTGGTTCtatggaagagaagaagcctgtTTTGCccggagaagggaagagacatGTCTTGCCAAAAGACGAGACGAAACCTGCATTgacggaggaaaagagaacgaaaccCGTTGAACCAAGAAAGGAGATGGAGAGCCCCGCTCGCCCCatggaagaggagaagcctGTTTTACccggagaaggggagagacatGTTTTGCCaaaggacgagaggaaaccTGCATTGACGGatgaaaagagaacgaaaccCGGTGGACCACGAACGGAGATGGAGAGGCCCGCTGCTGGTTCTATGGAGAAGGACAAGCTTGTTTTGCCcggagaaggggagggaCATGTTTTGCCAAAGCACGAGACGAAACCTGCATTGACGGatgaaaagagaacgaaaccCGGTGGACCACGAACGGAGATGGAGAGGCCCGCTGCTGGTTCtatggagaaggagaagcctgTTTTGCCcggagaaggggagggaCATGTTTTGCCAAAGCACGAGACGAAACCTGCATTGACGGatgaaaagagaacgaaaccCGGTGGACCACGAACGGAGATGGAGAGGCCCGCTGCTGGTTCTATGGAGAAGGACAAGCTTGTTTTGCCcggagaaggggagggaCATGTTTTGCCAAAGCACGAGACGAAACCTGCATTGACGGatgaaaagagaacgaaaccCGGTGGACCACGAACGGAGATGGAGAGGCCCGCTGCTGGTTCTATGGAGAAGGACAAGCTTGTTTTGCCcggagaaggggagggaCATGTTTTGCCAAAGCACGAGACGAAACCTGCATTGACGGatgaaaagagaacgaaaccCGGTGGACCACGAACGGAGATGGAGAGGCCCGCTGCTGGTTCTATGGAGAAGGACAAGCTTGTTTTGCCcggagaaggggagggaCATGTTTTGCCAAAGCACGAGACGAAACCTGCATTGACGGAGGAAGGGAGGACGGAACCCATTGAACCACGAAAGGCGATGGAGAGGCCCGCTGGTGCGATGGAAAAGACGAAGCCTGTTTTGCccggagaaggggagagacatGTATTGCCAAAGGCCGAGACGAAAACTGCATtgacggaggaagagaggacggaaCCCGGTGGACCAAGAATGGCGATGGAGAGGCCCGCTGCTGGTTCtatggaaaagaagaagcctgTTTCACCcggagaaggggagggaCATGTTTTGCCAAAGCACGAGACGAAACCTGCATTGACGGatgaaaagagaacgaaaccCGGTGGACCACGAACGGAGATGGAGAGGCCCGCTGCTGGTTCTATGGAGAAGGACAAGCTTGTTTTGCccggagaaggggagagacatGTTTTGCCAAAGCACGAGAGGAAACCTGCATTGACGGatgaaaagagaacgaaaccCGGTGGACCACCAACGGAGATGGAGAGGCCCGCTGCTGGTTCTATGGAAAAGGACAAGCTTGTTTTGCccggagaaggggagagacatGTTTTGCCAAAGGACGAGACGAAACCTGCATTGActgaggaaaagagaacgaaaccCGGTGGACCACGAACGGAGATGGAGAGGCCCGCTGCTGGTTCTatggaaaaggagaagcctGTTTTGCccggagaaggggagagacacgcTTCGCCAAAGGACGAGATGAAACCTGCATTGACGGatgaaaagagaacgaaaccCGGTGGACCAAGaaaggagatggagaggccCGCTGCTGGTTCtatggagaaggagaagcctgTTTTGCccggagaaggggagagacatGTTTTGCCAAAGGACGAGCAGAAAGCCGCATTGACGCAGAAGGAGGTGACGAATCCCGTTGAACCAAGaaaggagatggagaggccCGCTGCGCCCATAGAAGGGGAGAAGGGTGTTGTGTCaagtgaagaggagaagcctGTTTCGCCaaaggaagcgacgagacgGATTCTGCCAaaggaagggaaagagagtCTTGGTACTCGGAAGGAGGAGGTGAAGCCGATTGTGCGAAGGGCAAAGAGGGGGAGACGGATTGCACaaaaggggaaggagaaacaaatTGCACcgaaggaggggaagaaaccCGCTGTACCAAAGGAGGGTGAGGAAAGACCCGCTGAACCAacggaaggcgaggaaaggccCGTTGGGccaaaggaaggcgaggaaaggccCGTTGGGccaaaggaaggcgaggaaagaccCGTTGTGCCGGACGTAGACAAGGAGAAACCTGTTGTGCctgaaggagacaaggagaaacCTGTTGTGccggaaggagacaaggatCACCCTGCTCTGCCAGAGCAGGATGAGGAGAAACACGCTACATGGGAGAAAGAAATGATCCCTGGTGTGGGAGACAAGACGGAAGCGTCAGTCCTTGATAGTATAGAAAATGCTGTGCAGAAGGTGTTGGAGAATCTTTTGAAGGCTGCCGCTGGCGAGCTTCAGCCTGCAGAGGCCGAAGAGGCAAGACTTCTCGTCGCAGACTTGAAAGCCGTTGTTGACACCGCCGAGCAGGTGCGTGTTGAAGGCGAAGCATTTTTTCGCGCATCTGTTGATTTGTATGAAGCCGTGAAGAATCTGAGAGActctgaagagaaactgCGGCCCCTCACGAAGGGAGAACTGGTCGATGTGGTTCGCCAGTTCCTGGCAACACAGATTTTTGTGCAAGATCGAGCCAGTGCGTTTCTACGGGTTTTCGAACGTCTTGCAGAATTGCTTGCTGCAGAGCAGATGAAGGCGGTGTTTGCAATGGTGGAGGAAGGCGTTTCGTCAAGTGAACGGGTAGCCAGAGTCGCGGGAGAACTCGTGCCGATgatgaagaaagacagggaaCGGCGGTACGGCGACCTGGTGGCTGTCACTTCGTGGTTTATGCGCCGTATGGAACACATATAA